The genomic DNA CTCCTAACGGAAGTCCACGACAGACACCCCGGATCAAACGAGCATCTCCTCGCCATTTCCCGCATGAACTACCTCCACTCGCGCTACCGCAAAGCAGGCAAGATCCTCGACGAAGACATGCTCCACACGCTCGGCTCCGCGGTCGTCGACATCTTCCGCTCCGTGGACGAGAACGAATGGCGGGTGTTGAGTGCGACGGAGAAATGCGCGATCGGGGTGTTTCATAAGGCGCTAGGGGATGCGATGGAGATTGATTTTCGGTTTTTGGAGTCATGTGGGACGGGGTGGAGGGATGGGGCGCATTTTGCAAGGGAGCTTTGTGAATGGACGGTGGAGTATGAGAAGAGTGTTGCGAAGCCGACGGAGTCGACGAGGAAGATTGGGAGGAGGCTTATGGAGTTGGCGCAGTGGAATTTGCCGGGGGTTTTGAGGCCGGTTGTTGAGAGGGTGATTGCGACGAAGGTAGATGAGCATGTTCGTGTGAGCATGGAGTGAGTACCGCCATTTCCTTTGAATTTATCTTGGACATACATACTAACAGAGCTCAGCTTCGCCGATCCCGGAATCCTTATAACCGCCATGATGAAGACATTAATAACCACCCGCAAGTTCCTCCTCCGCTACTTCGCCCTCCCACGCCCCGAATCCAAAGCAGTCCGTACCCTCAACGGATCCCCAGATCCTACCACTGGTCTATACACTACAAACCTCTGGATCGCACAGCCGTGGTACATCGAACCGTCTTTCAAAAACCGATGGGGTCTGAAAGCTATGTTCGCACGACTGTTTGGGGATGGTGCCGTTCCTACGCGGGATGGTCCATATAAAGAGGCTGGGTATGATTTGAGGACGATTGGACCTGCTGCGCAGGAGAAGAGGGGACATGAAGAGATGGAGGTGATTTTTGAGGGGTTGAGGGGGATGAATTTTGCGGGTGGGTGTCCGTTTCATGCTTAGACAGACATAGTCATGCTTGTATAGGCTTATCATGATGCAATGTCTTGAGAAGATCAACTGGAAGTCAATTGAAATCAGGAACGATCGTACCCAGACAAACTCCTAGTAGCACAACAGAACTCAGACAATAGATACCCTGATTCCATCAAATATGTACAAAACACCGAGTTTACTATGTGCAATCATTAAACAAACAATCACAATATGTACAGAACGAAAAACAAAACAGATGTCACGTCGTGAGACTAAGCCCGAGCCCGAACACGCTTCGGCATTGGCGTCGACCCAGCGTTCGCCTTGAAGATGCTCTTGCTCTTCGCTGCGGACGTTGTTGATGCCCGGCTAGTCGGTTTCGGCACTTTGCTGGCAGGCGTCGTTGTTGTGGGGGCGCTGCTGGTGTTCTTGGCTGGCGATAACAAGCTGGGCGATTTGGGAGTCAACTTCTTGCGCTTCCCGGCGGGAGTGTCGGTGGTACTCTTGGATGACGAATTCGCTGGCGACGACGCAGGTTTAGGCTTTGTAGGAGTGGCAGAGCCTCCAAGTTTTCGCACACGTCCAGCTGGGGGTGTTGCAGTAGTCTTTGGTGGAGCCAGGGTGCCAGTAGAAGGTGCGGTTTCGTTACCCTTCTGCGCACGCTGGGATCGAGTACGGCCACTGCTACCACCAGTCATCTTCCGCTTCTCGCTGCCCTTCTTGGTCGGTTGTGTGCTGTCAACATCGGAGGGCTCATGACTGGGTTCCCGCTCGGCAGGAGCAGCTTGTGGCTCTTCCCCATCTTCAAATTCCACCAGACGTGCGTCATTCCAGCATACTCGATTCCCTTTCTTGTTGGCACTAGGCACAGGCTTGGGAGACTCTTCTTTTGATTGCTTCTGCGCCAGATTCTTGAGTACGTATTTGGGAAACACCGCGCTACCCTTGTTTTGTCGCGTGTTTTTGCGTGTCGCTAGAGCAAGTTCCTGGGCCTCCGTCTTCTGAAGGAAGACGAACTCTGTCCCCTTGGCGCGACGGAGCGACAAAGTGTTGCGAATGGCGGTGGTAGTCGTCCGTGGCGGTACACGAACTCTCGTACTTCGACGGGTGACCGGGCTTGATTGCTGTTTCTCATCGCCAGTCTGTTCCTCGTGGTTGTTGGCAATCTCCTTGCGAATCGGGCTTGCGGGAGGATTTTCAGGCTTCTTGGGCGATGGCAGGCGGACTTTCTGCGGGGACGGGCTTGGGGAATTGGTGTCCAGCTCTTCCAGAGCTCGACGGGATCGTGGCGTTGGCATGTCGGGGatctgttcttctttggtAACCTCTTCCACGACGTTCTCTTGCATCGCTGCTTTGGCGGCCCGTTTCGCTCTGGCCTTTGTTAGGAAGTTGTTGAGCAATTCAGCATCCTCCCCATCCAGTGAGCTTCGAAGTGCCGACCGTACAAGAGTTGATTCTTGTTGGGCACTTGTGATTTCTTGGGCA from Aspergillus chevalieri M1 DNA, chromosome 1, nearly complete sequence includes the following:
- a CDS encoding uncharacterized protein (COG:S;~EggNog:ENOG410Q2VT;~TransMembrane:1 (o24-44i)), giving the protein MLDPNPKMNQLMQTIPLAIPIDGYGKIAITTALLTLYAMLVRYYRYQRCTAIQSRFQTPKRPLSSMTVKEAHQVVRELRELEFPYSLHNAMKISLLKTGSIPTMTKLFTATGQLNERNAPKRAADTEVLLTEVHDRHPGSNEHLLAISRMNYLHSRYRKAGKILDEDMLHTLGSAVVDIFRSVDENEWRVLSATEKCAIGVFHKALGDAMEIDFRFLESCGTGWRDGAHFARELCEWTVEYEKSVAKPTESTRKIGRRLMELAQWNLPGVLRPVVERVIATKVDEHVRVSMDFADPGILITAMMKTLITTRKFLLRYFALPRPESKAVRTLNGSPDPTTGLYTTNLWIAQPWYIEPSFKNRWGLKAMFARLFGDGAVPTRDGPYKEAGYDLRTIGPAAQEKRGHEEMEVIFEGLRGMNFAGGCPFHA
- a CDS encoding uncharacterized protein (COG:S;~EggNog:ENOG410PX8R), producing MRNNAGPSAFLPPQICSTQKQSQSEDRFRFTPVKRASTLPRLWDRKPSTSFLSQQSRPRKVWKRFRTSFNSMKSLQQMPGADRPLEETLLDTEINVSRGASVLRGVKRRCLGVDAGEMEGRGRSFLETKWEGEVRRRRKLPTSYTPPLVDGSQPESDRETGQESSTSDIEADLTQDPIEMDESVDIEPNSPIAFNQDTAYPEMLHGTSSCQEVESEESDIDVQPRDGQSTLNTAREVSKEISKGSETTMDQSEPEKETAPAQEITSAQQESTLVRSALRSSLDGEDAELLNNFLTKARAKRAAKAAMQENVVEEVTKEEQIPDMPTPRSRRALEELDTNSPSPSPQKVRLPSPKKPENPPASPIRKEIANNHEEQTGDEKQQSSPVTRRSTRVRVPPRTTTTAIRNTLSLRRAKGTEFVFLQKTEAQELALATRKNTRQNKGSAVFPKYVLKNLAQKQSKEESPKPVPSANKKGNRVCWNDARLVEFEDGEEPQAAPAEREPSHEPSDVDSTQPTKKGSEKRKMTGGSSGRTRSQRAQKGNETAPSTGTLAPPKTTATPPAGRVRKLGGSATPTKPKPASSPANSSSKSTTDTPAGKRKKLTPKSPSLLSPAKNTSSAPTTTTPASKVPKPTSRASTTSAAKSKSIFKANAGSTPMPKRVRARA